The genomic window CTCTCGCCGCCGGAGTTCACCGCGGTGACCTTGTAGAAGTACGTCACGCCGAAGGCGGCCGCCGCGTCGGTGAACGACGTGCCCGTGACCATGGTGGCGATCGGAGTGCCCGTCTCTCCCCCGCTGCTCAGCGAGCGGTAGACGTTGTAGCCGGCGGCGCCCGCCGAGGCCGTCCAGCTCAGAAGGACGCTCGCGACCGGCGTGTTGAACGGGACCGATGAGGTCAGCCCGGTGGGCGCCGCGGGGGCGGTCGCAGCCAGCGACGCCGACGCCTCGGCAGACGGGGCACTCTCGGCGGGGAGCGGAGGGGTCCGCGTGGCGTTGGCGTTGACGGCCGTGACCTCGTAGTAGTACGTGACCCCCGGTGTCGCCGAGGCGTCGATGTACGCCGTCGTGGCCAAGCCCGCGGCCAGGGGCGTGGTGCCCTCGCCGCCCGGGGTGGTGCTCCTGTAGACGTTGTAGGACAGCGTCCCGTACGCCGCGGGGGCGGTCCAGGTCAGGGCCAAGCCGTTGCCGTTGGCCTTGGCGGTCAGGCCCGAAGGTGGCAGGGTGATCGTCGTCGCGTTCGTCCCGGTGAAGTCGTTGTGGCCCGAGGTGTTGATGGCCTGGACGTGATACTCGTAGAACGTCCCGGGGACCACGTTCGTATCCGCCCAGGTCGGGTACGTTGACGGCGGCGTGGCATTCAGCGCAGGCAGCGTCGCGACCTGGGTGAACCCGCCGCTGCCGTTGGCCTGGCGGAGGATGATGTAGCTGGTGGCCGCGCGACCGGCGTTGTCGGTCCAGGTGAGGTCGACCTCGCCGGTGCCGACGTTCACCACCGCGGCGTCGGAAGGCTTCGGCGGTGCCAGCGGGATCGCGACCGAAGCCGTGTTCGAGTTGGCCGAGTCGCCCGCCGTGTTGAACGCGCGGATGCGATAGTAATACGTCCCGCCCGGCGCGATGCCCGGGGCCGCGTCGATGAATCCGGTGGCCGCGGCCGAGGCGATGGTCTGGGTGATCAGATTCTGCGTGAAGCCGCTGTCGGTGGCCCGGTCGAGGTGGAAGCCGGCCTGGTTGGTGGCGTTGTTGGCCCAGGCGAGGCTGACCGAGGTGTCGGTCGCCGGCGACGCGCCCAGCCCCGACGGGGCCGAGGGGGCCTGCGGCGCGTTGGGCGCGAAGGACCAGGTGATGATGTCCTGTTTCGCGGACAGGCCGCCGGTGCCGGCCGTGAATCCGGCGTAGGCCGTGCTGCCGCCCACGGCGGAGGGGATGTTGATCGTGTAGGCCTGAGTCGCCGACTTCCCTGTCTGGGTGTCCCTGATGACCACGGTCAGCGTGGTCCCGTCGTACGTCATCTCGACCTGCATGACGTCGCCGCTGTGCAGGTCGACGCCGGAGGGAGCCAGGTTGATGGAGCCCGCGTTCGTGGGCGATGCACCGCCGGTGTAGAGGCCCGTCGAGTCGACCCCTTCGCCCTGGTTGCTGTAGAGGTCGAACTTGATCGCCACGCTGTTGGGGATGCCGCCGGGCCCGCCCGCGCTATATGGCCCGTAGCCGAGGGCGGCGCCGGTCGAGCCCAGGGACGTCGGCGCCTTGCTCTGGATGCAGAAGGTGAAGCCGTCCGCCGTGCCGGCCCCCGCGGTGACCTGGAAGGTGAACTGCGTGGTGAATTTTGTGACATCGACGGGGCTCGTGGAGAAGGCGCTCGCGGCCTGGTTCTTGCCGCCGTTGGTGAGCTCCAGCCGAGTGCCGACGAGCGACGTCGAGCCGTTTAGCGTGAGCTTGCTCGCGGCCCCCGCGAAGCCGGCCGAGAAGTCGAGGACGGGGATGACGTTCGTCGTGGAGACCGTGACGGGATCCGAGGGCGGCGAGCTGCCCACGCCGTTGAAGCCCCGCACCTCGAAGCTGTAGGTCATGTTGGGCTGCAGGCCGCCCACGGAGATGCCGGTGGCGCCCGCCGGCGCGGTGGTCACCTCCGTATAGGGGCCGCCCCCGACCGATTCCAGGACGGAGTAGCCCGTGGCCGTGTTCGGGGCCGTGGTCGGGTCCTGCCAGGTCAGCTTGACCGAGCTCCCGGAGAGCGTCGTGGCCTGGAGATTCGTGGGCTTGGAGGGGGCGGACCCGGCGGGGGGGGTGAGCCCGTAGACCACGAGGCCGCTCGTCGTCCCGACGAAGACCTGGCCGTTGGCGATTGTCGGGGTGGCGAACTTGACCACGGCGCCCACGGAATCGGCGCCGCCGGACTTCTGACCGCTGTCCCACAGCTCGGTCGCGAGCGTCGTGGCGTCGTAGGCGCGGATCAGGTTCGCGTTGCGGTCCATGATCCAGACGATGCCGTTCGACGTACCGTCGGCGGACACGGAGACGGATCCTGGCAAGTAGCCGAACGAACCGACCGCCGTGACCGAGGTGATGCCGAGGGAGCCGTTGCTCTGGACCCGGTAGGCTCGGGCCGTGCTGTTGTAGCCGCTCACCCAGTACAGCGCACCGTTGAAGTAGGCCGGGGTGCTCAGGGAGCCGCCGATCTGCACCGGCGGGGTGCTGTTGCCGCTGCCGTTCACCACCGCGTTGAGCACGTTGTCGTTCGTTGCGTTGTACTTCCCCATGTTGTCGCGGTCGATGAGGTAGATCTTGCCCTGCTTGCCGGCGGCGACGATGAGGTGGGGATGCCCGGGGATGCCCGCGGAGTCGGGCAGGATGAGCGGGCCGCCGGAGCCGAAGTCCTGATCGGCCGCGTCCAGCGCCGCCACGTTGTAGGGGATGAAGTAGTCGGCCACCTTCATGCCCCAACCGTTGGGATTCTGGCCGGTGGGCGTGGAGGCGGGGTCGTTGACCACCTTGACGAGCGCCTCGTTGTAGTTGGCGTCGGCGGGGAAGCCTCCGGCGTCGAGCGCCGGGGCGCCGCCGGTGCCGTTGCCCGTCTCGAAGTAGAAGGCGCTGCCGTTGGCCTCGAATGACAGCCGGCCGCCGCCCTCCCACAGGCCGGCCTCGCCGTCGTTCGGGGAGACGCAGAGGACGCCCGTCAATGGCATGCCATTGGCCAGATTGCTGACGTCCCAACGCGTCACGAAGCCGTGGTAAGGTCCGTTGTCCCCGTGCGAGGCCCAGGAGGCGTAGAGGCTGCCGTTGACCAGGCTGAGCGCCATCCGCTGGGCTTCGCGCTGGGCGTTGAACTGGACGACCTTCCGGCCGGTGCCGTTGTAGGGGTCGACGACGGAGCCGTCGCCCGTGCCGTATACATAGATTTGTGTGTTATTCGAGAGGCGGGTGTCGCCGATGAGGTAGGGCGTGACCCTGTCGGTGCCGTCGGCGATGTTGATGGCGTGGAGCCGCTGCACGTAGTGCGCGCCGGTGCCGATGGTCTCCTTGGTCTTCGTCACCACGTAGAGCGTGTTCGTCGACGGGTCGATCACCGGCGTGCCGGTGATGCCGACCTCGGGGCTGATGTCCGAGCTGCCCAGGTCGCCGTTGGGCACGGAGGTGATCGCGGTCGCGCCCAGGGTGTTGTTGATGTCGGGCTGCGACCCGCTCCCGGGGTTGCTTGGATCCAGGAACGAGCGCCGCCAGAGAACGGCGCCGCCGCCGGCGTTGCTCGCGTCCAGCGCGTAGAGCGAGTCGTGCTCGGTTGCCACGAAGACCACGTCGTGCACCCCGGCGGAGCCGGCGGTCGTATTGGGCCCCGCGACGATGGTCACGCCG from Aquisphaera giovannonii includes these protein-coding regions:
- a CDS encoding fibronectin type III domain-containing protein, coding for MEDLEPRLVMSAGVLTYHNDIAGTGVNAAEVNLTPANVKVGSFGKLLGVNLDGQVYAQPLVDTGVTIVAGPNTTAGSAGVHDVVFVATEHDSLYALDASNAGGGAVLWRRSFLDPSNPGSGSQPDINNTLGATAITSVPNGDLGSSDISPEVGITGTPVIDPSTNTLYVVTKTKETIGTGAHYVQRLHAINIADGTDRVTPYLIGDTRLSNNTQIYVYGTGDGSVVDPYNGTGRKVVQFNAQREAQRMALSLVNGSLYASWASHGDNGPYHGFVTRWDVSNLANGMPLTGVLCVSPNDGEAGLWEGGGRLSFEANGSAFYFETGNGTGGAPALDAGGFPADANYNEALVKVVNDPASTPTGQNPNGWGMKVADYFIPYNVAALDAADQDFGSGGPLILPDSAGIPGHPHLIVAAGKQGKIYLIDRDNMGKYNATNDNVLNAVVNGSGNSTPPVQIGGSLSTPAYFNGALYWVSGYNSTARAYRVQSNGSLGITSVTAVGSFGYLPGSVSVSADGTSNGIVWIMDRNANLIRAYDATTLATELWDSGQKSGGADSVGAVVKFATPTIANGQVFVGTTSGLVVYGLTPPAGSAPSKPTNLQATTLSGSSVKLTWQDPTTAPNTATGYSVLESVGGGPYTEVTTAPAGATGISVGGLQPNMTYSFEVRGFNGVGSSPPSDPVTVSTTNVIPVLDFSAGFAGAASKLTLNGSTSLVGTRLELTNGGKNQAASAFSTSPVDVTKFTTQFTFQVTAGAGTADGFTFCIQSKAPTSLGSTGAALGYGPYSAGGPGGIPNSVAIKFDLYSNQGEGVDSTGLYTGGASPTNAGSINLAPSGVDLHSGDVMQVEMTYDGTTLTVVIRDTQTGKSATQAYTINIPSAVGGSTAYAGFTAGTGGLSAKQDIITWSFAPNAPQAPSAPSGLGASPATDTSVSLAWANNATNQAGFHLDRATDSGFTQNLITQTIASAAATGFIDAAPGIAPGGTYYYRIRAFNTAGDSANSNTASVAIPLAPPKPSDAAVVNVGTGEVDLTWTDNAGRAATSYIILRQANGSGGFTQVATLPALNATPPSTYPTWADTNVVPGTFYEYHVQAINTSGHNDFTGTNATTITLPPSGLTAKANGNGLALTWTAPAAYGTLSYNVYRSTTPGGEGTTPLAAGLATTAYIDASATPGVTYYYEVTAVNANATRTPPLPAESAPSAEASASLAATAPAAPTGLTSSVPFNTPVASVLLSWTASAGAAGYNVYRSLSSGGETGTPIATMVTGTSFTDAAAAFGVTYFYKVTAVNSGGESAKSGESHAMPLFLTHVNFTTANGLAVADYLADTGLAYSAGTRANGLQYGWNVDNTANARDRNAVNSPDELHDSLGHMQKPGNTNAWWGIAVPNGIYSVHLIAGDPTAVDSVFRINVGGTLSGGVVTGGTLAINGTPAASPNSAHWVENTVTVTVTGGVLYVSNAAGAANNKIDEIDVTQVLPGVDFDAGFTSTAGLTLNGGAYVKQVGTALQLTDGGRNEAASAFTTNQVYVAGFSTSFRFQLSSGNTLADGFTFCIQGNAPTALGATGSGLGYGAYSSSGGNSLSKSVAIKFDLYSNQGEGSNSIGVFTGGAPPTVGGLAPQGGMNNLNGTGIDLHSGHVFDVTISYDGSLLTVKLSDAATGASITRSYAVDIVTAVGGNLAYVGFTAGTGSLSSTQDILNWTFSPDA